The Rhizobium leguminosarum nucleotide sequence TGCAGCGGCTGAAGCTCGATCCCCATCTGCTCGATGCCTATCCCCACGAGCTGTCAGGCGGCATGCGCCAGCGCATGACCATTGCGCTGGCGACGATCCTGACGCCGGAATTCATCATCGCCGACGAACCGACGACCGCGCTCGACGTGATCGTTCAGCGCGACGTGCTCTCGATGATCCGCGAAATCCAGCGCGAGATGGGCTCGTCCTTCCTGTTCGTCACCCATGACATGGGGGTTCACGCGACGGTCTCCGACCGCATCGGCATCGTCTATGCCGGGCGTCTCGTCGAGGAAGCGCCGACCCCCAAGCTATTCAGCAAACCGCTCCACCCCTATACGCAGCACCTCGTCGGCAGCCTGCCGCGCATCGGCGACGCGACGGCCCGCCCTTCGCTGGAGGGGCGTCCGCCGAACCTCGCCATGCCCCCGGAGGGCTGCCGGTTCCACCCGCGCTGTCCGAAGCGCATGGAGATCTGCTCGCAGAAGGTTCCGCCGCTCGTCACCGTCGAGCCGGGGCGGCGGGTGGCGTGTTTTGCCGTTACGGGAGATCAGGTTTGAGCGCTCTTCTTAGCCTCTCGCATGTCACCAAAGTCTACCGCCAGGGCGGCATGCTCGGCCGGCGCCTGATCACGGCGGTCAAGGACGTCAGCTTCGAACTCGGCGCGGAGCCGGAGATCCTCTCGATCGTCGGCGAATCCGGCTCGGGAAAATCGACGATCGCGGCGATGATCCTCGGCCAGACCGCACCGACGGAAGGCGAGCTTCAATTCAGCGGCAGGACCGTCGCCATCCATAGCAGAGCCGAACGCACGGCTTTCATGAAAGAGGTCCAGCCGGTTCTGCAGAACCCCTTCGAAGCCTTCAATCCACTGAAACGTGTCGATCGTTATCTCTTCGAGACCGCCCGCAATTTTTCGTTCTCGGGAAAACGGCCGGACCGGCAGCAGGCGGAGAAGATGGCGGATGCAGCCCTCGTCCATGTCGGCCTGACCCTTGAAGAAGTGAAAGGCCGGTTTCCCCACGAACTCTCCGGCGGCCAGCTTCAGCGCGTCGCCATCGCCCGCGCGCTGATCCCGCAACCCCGCCTGCTGGTGGCCGATGAACCGGTCTCCATGGTCGACGCCTCGCTGCGCATGGCGATCGTCAATCTCTTCGGCCGCCTGAAAAACGAGCTCGGTCTTTCCATCGTCTACATCACCCACGACCTCGCCACCGCCTATTATATCAGCGACAACATCATCATCATGCGCAAGGGTGAAATCGTCGAGCGAGGACAGGCGCGAGCCGTGCTGGATGATCCGCAGCATGAGTATTCGCGGGCGCTGAAGGATGCGGTGCTGGCGGCGGATTTTAGTGCGGCGGTGTGAGTGGTGCGGGAAGATGAGGAGAATGCTACATACAGCTTTCCTCTATAGGACGCGGCGACGGCTCTCTTCGCAGGATGGCAATGGTGATTTCAGACGATCGAACTGTTGACGTCGTCCCGCTCTTGCGCCCGCAGGTCGACCGCAACAAGCTATGCGAAGCGGTGGACAAGCTAGATAGCCGCACAATCGACAACTAGAACAAGATCCTCATATTGTTAGACGATTCTATCTTAATGCGGACCAGTGCGCACGCATAAACCAATTCGATGACGAGGATCATGCAAGAACCCAGAGAACTGAATCGTATAGTCTGGATGCCAGTCGGCTCGAGCCTGATCCTGAAATGAATGACAGCTATCTCAAGCCAGAGCGAACGGACTACTTTTGATGCTTTGCCAATTTGCGAATACGTTTCCTGGTTTCGTCGCCAAATTCCTTGCCCAAGGACATACCCTCAAGCGCAGGTTCCGTGAAGAAACCGTGACAGATCTATTGATGGGCAGCCTGATCACAGCGGCTGGAGGCAGGCTTGTAGTGGAGTTTCCAAACGAGCCCGTAACAGGGGCTGACATGGAGTGGAACTTCGTCGATCTCAGATCGCGCGTATTCTTCCGCATCCTTCTGCAGGCCAAACAAGCGTACGGAGGAGGCGACATATGGTCCCGCCACGCGTACCGCGAGCTTTATCACGCGCCAGGAACGGGATCGAAATTGCAGGCCGTAACACTCTGCGACACCGCTAGAACTACTCCGGCGACCTATCCCCTTTATATTTTCTACAACGCAGAGACGACGATCGCCCTTGCCCGGTCAAAAGGAGTGCGCAATTTCGCCGGTGTGAACCTCGCCGACGGCTATGAGGTCGAGCGGCTAGTTCTAGCGGCAAAAGGCCGGACTTTACGAACGCGAAATCGGAGCGTCGGGACGATCTGGCCACTCCTGGAACCCATTTCAAGCCTCTTCTGTCCTCCGAGCGTTTACCCCACGCCGCCGATGTCATATTCGGGAGACACAATGTCTTTTGTGATCTCGCGGGATGAGGACGGTCGGCCGGTCGCGGGCACTCCCATTCCCCCCGATCCTATCACTGTGCGCGAGCGGATTGTTTCGATTGCCGAAGCCTCGCGAAACCAATCCGGGTCTCGTCAAACAGTCAGCAAAGTATCCCGTGTTCCAGAGGTATCGCATTCGATACCGGAAGACATCCAGGAAGTCATCGAGCGGCGTCGCATACCCCATTCGTCGTCCCAACCACTCGATCGGTGGAGGCTGACGTTCGTTTCCGCGCGTCACTCAGACGACGGAGACGCGATTTGAAATGGATGATCGCCGGTCGCCCGATCTCCGTGCTTGGTTAATGCCGTTACACCGTCGGGCTCGGCGCAGCCATGCGAGTCACCCAGCCGACGGACTATCAGGCTCAAAAGGATGAGGCTTTTTTGGCGTGCCAAATCCGCAGTCCACAGCCCGCGGTTCTTAACCCCACAAATACTGCTTTGGCCCCTGTGCGTTCGCTGTACTTGCGACTTGACGGATACTTCGAAAACGTAATGGAGTACACAAGGCGCCTCCTAAGTCTCGACATCGTCGCGTCGAGCCATAGAGGATCTGCAAACAGGATTTCCCCCTCAGCCCGAGAATGCGTCCTATAGTCCTCTTCGGTAGGCTTCCATTGCCCCCATACCAGACTCTTCAAAGCTAGGCTGCCTTCCTGTGCCCGCCACTCTCCCGAGTACTTCTCGGACATGAGGCCTAGCGATTTGGTGATTTCGATACCAAGGCGCGGCCTAGCCGCGGCTCCTCGGGCTGCTATCTCATCGCCTGTGTCAATTCCTAGGCTATACGCCTCTGGCGACCAGACAAACGGCTCGAACGGACTGGTCTGCCGATTCCGTCGCTCGTAATATCCACCGTCCCAATACTGCGGCAACCAAAAGTCATGGTTCTTCCGTTTTGAGAACCTTTCACACTCTCTGATCACGCCGCGAGGTGCCGCGAGAGCGGAAACAATCGTGACATCGACACCATCTGGCGAAATCCAATGACCTTGAATAGGGACGAGTGCTTCACTGCTTACATCGGCGAGTCCGATCTTTGCCAGGAGGGTCGCCTGATCCTGCAGCGTTTCCTGCTGTCCTTTTCTATTCGCGAGCAACGACAAATGCGCCGCAGGTGGCGGCACGTCCTTGCGATCGGCAAGCCAGGAGCCGTCATCAAAGGTAATATCATAGTCCCGGAGCCAAGAAGCCCACGAGGTATTCGTCTCGTCATCATAGCTGTGATCGGCGACGGGGCGTAAACCCACGAGGGTGGTCGCGGCACTGATTAGCGCATGCCTTTGAATATGCTCCCGGTAGAATTCATATCTTTCATCACTGTCTCGCCGATAACGGTCTCCGCCAGTGAAATATTTAAGCGAAGTGGCCTCCGGCCATCGCCTTTTGATTTCGGCCGCTACGGCGTCAATGGCCTCTCCCTTGGATAGACCGAACAACATTGCGAGGCTAGATATCTCAGTTTTGTCGAACTCATAATCGAAGCGGAAGCCAGATTGAGATTCAACAGGCGCAGGCCAATAAGTCGCCTCAACATACCCGTGTGGGGGTATCGTGATCGATGTTCGAATTGCTTCCAGCTCTGGATCCGTGTGGCTCACCCCGACAAGATGCTCAAGGCATCGCAACAGATGAAGCTTATTAACGACATGCACATCGGTGCGCTTGACCAAGGCCTTTAGTTTCGATTGAAGAAAGTCCAACCCTGAGCCTTCCAGCAACGTAGCCCGGGAGAGGCCCATCAGGAGCCATTGCTGTGAATTTTGAAACGAAAGCTTGGCATCGGGTGAAACCAACGCGTCAGTCTGAGTGCGGTCGAAGCCGTCTACGAGAACACCGATCTCATCCCAGAGCTTCAGATCGCAGAGGGACTCGATCGCCCGCCCTAGATCCCATCGAATGAAACCGTCTTCGTCCCCAAGCAGATGCCAGACAATACCGGCGATTAATGCCTGCTGATCGTGAGCCGTGCGGAATTCTTCCCGAAACGGCCCTTCCCCAATGTCGTCGGCAATGCGAAGTGACGGCCCGGAGAGCAACGTTTCCAATGCCTCTAGCGATGCTTGTGGCGTTGATAGCTCGCAAAGGCTCGTAGCCACCTGGAGCCATTCGTCTCCACCGAGTTCAGGTCGCTCATGCGCAATCGTCTCAAGAACGAGATTCATCACGAAGTGTCGGTCGCCGCATAATTCGGCAAGCAGGCTCACGTAACGCGTGAGCGACGAGTATCGTAGGTCGAAAAGCTCAGATCCCTTGAATTCGAACAGGTACTTGATCACCTCCTTCACGCGAGCGGTCACATGAGCCGTCGAATCGCTCCAATCCTTGATGCTGGCGATTATCAGGTCGACTGCAGCGTCAAACTCGAAATCCGTAGCTTCACAGATGGCCATCAAAAATGCGAGCCGCTGATCGTAAGGACACTTTGCCCGAAGCTTCGCAAGGAAGTCCGGTATGGATGGGTACGGCAGCGAGTGCTCTCTGATCTCCTTCAAGGCCTCGTCGATCGCAACGGGGGAGGTCGGATCACATGTGGCAACAAGGTCTTCTATCGGGTCAGTTGCTGCAACCTCCGATTCCTCAAGCTGTGCCTTTGCGGGCCGTAGGTCGTAGGTGCTGTTTTGACTATTATATTCGTCGCGTTTGCGCAGTGCTTCGCTTTTCAGAACATCAAGCGCTTGCCGTTCATCCTCGGTCATTAATCCCGGATAGCTGCCATCAACATCAAGGATGCCTTCCCACACGGATGGCCAGCCAGCCTCCGTGTGTTGCTCTTTCAGCTTTTCAAAGATCGTAACGAAGATCATACGGCGATCAGGCGGATCTGCTACCGCAAGCAAGTCGGCCAATCCATCACCGAAACGCCATTCATGCCATCCTTGATCATCGCAAATGCTGAGGAGAAAGGCGGCGCGGCGCGGATCGAGAACGCCACTTTTAGCAAGGTAGCAGACGAGTTGCGGCAGGCCATAGGAGAAATCGGCGACATCCTGATCATCCCATCTCAGCAGCTTGTTTACGGCCGGCAGCCCGATAGATGCTGCGGCGGCACGACTGAATAACTTCCATCCAAATTTGGAGGGCTCGTTGCTTGCGATCGTTTGGCATAGGTTCATCAAACGATGGCCGAGTTCAGCACGAACCACACCGCCGCGTTGCTGCGCCGCGTAATGCAACAACGAATAAATCTGGTCGTGGTCATTGCCGCCCAGCTGATCGAGTTCCGCGAGACCTTGGCGGTAATATTCGCCCGCTTCGTGCATGCTCATGGGCACGAGAGATGAAGCGAGACCAGCATAGCTTTCCCCTCGCTGCTCGATATAGTCGTCGGACTTAATATGATCTGCGACGTGGCGCGCAAATCGACCTGCGAGATCACTTAAAGCAGGACGCTCCGCCAAGAGGCCAAGTATTTCTGTTTTCTGCTCAGTGGTAAAACTTGCATTCGAAATCAGTTCAACAAAGCGTTCCCCGTCGGTGATCGATATTTCGTCG carries:
- a CDS encoding ABC transporter ATP-binding protein, with product MDPLVEIENLKAYYRAFLFGVDREVRAVDDISLTIARGEVYGVAGESSSGKTTLIKTIAGAIRPPLRVVSGKVTFHFDGGTQDIYAMKPEDRLALRWKHLSYIMQGSMNVLNPVRRIRHSFTDFAFRHMKVSGPVFFERVATHLQRLKLDPHLLDAYPHELSGGMRQRMTIALATILTPEFIIADEPTTALDVIVQRDVLSMIREIQREMGSSFLFVTHDMGVHATVSDRIGIVYAGRLVEEAPTPKLFSKPLHPYTQHLVGSLPRIGDATARPSLEGRPPNLAMPPEGCRFHPRCPKRMEICSQKVPPLVTVEPGRRVACFAVTGDQV
- a CDS encoding ABC transporter ATP-binding protein; this translates as MSALLSLSHVTKVYRQGGMLGRRLITAVKDVSFELGAEPEILSIVGESGSGKSTIAAMILGQTAPTEGELQFSGRTVAIHSRAERTAFMKEVQPVLQNPFEAFNPLKRVDRYLFETARNFSFSGKRPDRQQAEKMADAALVHVGLTLEEVKGRFPHELSGGQLQRVAIARALIPQPRLLVADEPVSMVDASLRMAIVNLFGRLKNELGLSIVYITHDLATAYYISDNIIIMRKGEIVERGQARAVLDDPQHEYSRALKDAVLAADFSAAV
- a CDS encoding DUF6615 family protein, encoding MLCQFANTFPGFVAKFLAQGHTLKRRFREETVTDLLMGSLITAAGGRLVVEFPNEPVTGADMEWNFVDLRSRVFFRILLQAKQAYGGGDIWSRHAYRELYHAPGTGSKLQAVTLCDTARTTPATYPLYIFYNAETTIALARSKGVRNFAGVNLADGYEVERLVLAAKGRTLRTRNRSVGTIWPLLEPISSLFCPPSVYPTPPMSYSGDTMSFVISRDEDGRPVAGTPIPPDPITVRERIVSIAEASRNQSGSRQTVSKVSRVPEVSHSIPEDIQEVIERRRIPHSSSQPLDRWRLTFVSARHSDDGDAI